The following proteins are co-located in the Methylomonas sp. 11b genome:
- a CDS encoding putative lipoprotein — protein MTSCRTFTLATTVVLGTALISGCSFSTSSESSSDSVGSLSDSSGGIFKSASSPFTSSSDSSRNKHEKYETDVADYTATFVVSSSGTLDSFRGHLSELAESHEITNWETDRNTYVGIGRGLAKAKLGKPQISAFTESLSDNEPWKKQAIEEGLKK, from the coding sequence ATGACTTCATGCAGAACCTTTACTTTGGCAACTACTGTCGTTCTGGGAACAGCGCTAATCAGCGGCTGCTCGTTTTCCACCAGCTCCGAGAGCTCGTCCGACAGCGTAGGTAGCTTGTCCGACAGTTCCGGCGGCATCTTCAAAAGTGCCTCCAGCCCTTTTACCTCCAGTTCCGACTCCTCGCGCAACAAACACGAAAAATACGAGACAGATGTAGCCGACTATACCGCTACCTTCGTGGTATCCAGCAGCGGCACTCTGGACAGTTTTCGCGGACATCTCAGCGAACTGGCCGAAAGTCATGAGATCACCAACTGGGAAACCGACCGGAATACTTACGTAGGTATCGGCCGCGGACTTGCCAAAGCCAAGCTCGGCAAACCGCAAATTTCGGCGTTTACCGAAAGTTTGAGCGATAACGAACCGTGGAAGAAACAAGCTATTGAAGAAGGATTGAAAAAATAA
- the lipA gene encoding lipoyl synthase — MTLNAPSRSTPETHQRNADKLSRIPVKVEKPEQILRKPDWIRIKLPTGDQVNRIKQSLRENRLHTVCEEAACPNLSECFSHGTATFMIMGDLCTRRCPFCDVAHGKPQPLDAEEPANLAATIAAMALKYVVITSVNRDDLRDGGASHFAACIAAVRNESPNTTIEVLVPDFRGRMDTALDILQQQPCDVFNHNLETVPRLYLQARPGADYHVSLKLLQQHGQRLPDVPTKSGLMLGIGETEAEVFQVMKDLLAHGVSMLTLGQYLQPSKDHLAVQEYIHPDQFQRYAEIARELGFQQVASAPLVRSSYHADLQAAGVGK; from the coding sequence ATGACCCTCAACGCCCCTTCCCGCTCGACGCCAGAAACGCACCAACGCAACGCCGACAAGCTGTCGCGGATTCCGGTGAAAGTGGAAAAGCCCGAACAAATCTTACGAAAACCGGACTGGATCCGCATCAAACTGCCGACCGGCGACCAAGTCAACCGCATCAAGCAATCCCTGCGCGAGAACCGATTGCACACGGTCTGCGAAGAAGCCGCCTGCCCCAACTTGAGCGAATGTTTCAGCCACGGCACCGCCACTTTCATGATCATGGGCGATTTATGCACGCGCCGCTGCCCGTTCTGCGATGTCGCGCACGGCAAACCGCAGCCTTTGGATGCGGAAGAGCCGGCCAATCTGGCCGCGACCATCGCCGCGATGGCCTTGAAATACGTGGTGATCACCTCGGTAAACCGCGACGATTTGCGCGACGGTGGGGCCAGCCATTTCGCGGCCTGCATCGCGGCGGTGCGCAACGAGTCACCGAACACTACTATCGAGGTGTTGGTGCCTGATTTTCGCGGCCGGATGGACACGGCGCTGGATATCCTGCAGCAGCAACCCTGCGATGTGTTCAACCACAATCTGGAAACCGTGCCGCGCCTGTATCTGCAAGCCCGTCCCGGCGCCGATTACCACGTCTCGCTAAAACTGCTGCAACAACACGGCCAGCGTCTGCCTGACGTACCGACCAAATCCGGCTTGATGCTGGGCATAGGCGAAACCGAAGCGGAAGTGTTCCAGGTGATGAAAGATTTACTGGCCCACGGGGTCAGCATGCTGACCTTGGGCCAGTATTTACAACCGAGCAAGGATCATTTGGCGGTGCAGGAATATATTCATCCCGACCAATTCCAGCGCTATGCAGAAATTGCCCGCGAACTGGGCTTTCAACAAGTCGCCAGCGCGCCCTTGGTAAGATCTTCTTACCATGCGGATTTACAGGCGGCGGGGGTTGGCAAATAG
- the lipB gene encoding lipoyl(octanoyl) transferase LipB: MPSKAATVLRNLGRQDYLGVWQAMQQFTAERDSDTADQIWIVEHPPVYTLGLNGKREHLLKANAIEIVESDRGGQVTYHGPGQLVIYILCDLRRLSKGPRQMVTILENSVIDTLRQYGIAAQAQPKAPGVYVNQQKIASLGLRIKHGCCYHGLSINNDMDLAPFADINPCGYAGLQVTQLADLGVKISTQELAVPVVHQLLQAIEM, encoded by the coding sequence ATGCCAAGTAAGGCGGCGACCGTCCTGCGTAATTTGGGGCGACAAGACTATCTCGGCGTCTGGCAGGCCATGCAGCAGTTCACCGCCGAACGCGATAGCGACACGGCCGATCAAATCTGGATCGTAGAACATCCGCCGGTTTACACCCTGGGTTTAAACGGCAAGCGCGAACATCTACTAAAAGCCAACGCTATCGAAATCGTCGAAAGTGATCGTGGCGGCCAAGTGACCTATCACGGCCCTGGCCAATTGGTGATTTACATTCTGTGCGACTTACGCCGACTCAGCAAGGGGCCAAGGCAGATGGTCACCATTCTGGAAAACTCGGTGATCGATACGCTGCGGCAATACGGCATCGCCGCCCAAGCCCAACCCAAGGCACCGGGCGTCTACGTCAATCAGCAAAAAATTGCTTCGCTGGGACTGCGTATCAAGCACGGTTGCTGTTACCATGGCCTGAGCATCAATAACGATATGGATTTGGCGCCGTTTGCAGACATCAATCCCTGCGGCTACGCTGGCTTGCAAGTGACGCAACTGGCTGATTTGGGCGTTAAGATAAGCACTCAGGAACTAGCAGTGCCGGTTGTGCATCAGCTACTGCAAGCGATAGAAATGTAA
- a CDS encoding YbeD family protein, translating to MSETESLLEFPCQFPIKVMGKHRDDFDAIVVEIVRRHVPDILEGAVTTRPSKGGNYLSVTVMIEAHSREQLDAIYLGLTACPDVLMAL from the coding sequence ATGAGCGAAACCGAAAGTTTACTGGAATTTCCCTGCCAGTTCCCTATCAAGGTGATGGGCAAACATCGTGACGATTTCGACGCCATCGTCGTGGAAATCGTCCGCCGCCATGTCCCGGACATCCTGGAAGGTGCAGTCACCACCCGGCCCAGCAAAGGCGGCAATTATCTGTCGGTGACGGTAATGATCGAAGCCCATAGCCGCGAGCAACTGGACGCGATCTACCTGGGCTTGACGGCCTGCCCCGATGTGCTGATGGCCCTATAA
- a CDS encoding D-amino acid aminotransferase, whose translation MTEQVYLNGAYLPLADAKVSVLDRGFLFGDGVYEVIPAYRGRLFRLEDHITRLNNSLNGIRLPLPHSVNDWEGIFRPLLADDRDQYIYLQVTRGYAPKRDHGFPEQIVPTIFAMSADIKPFAGRVDGIKAITLDDTRWQLCNIKAITLLGNILLRQEALDQGCAEAILVRNGYIVEGAASNLFAVLDGELITPPKSHEILPGITRDVILELAAENNIPYQEDIIALEALHNASEIWVASSTREIVPVIELDGQQVGDGKPGPVWKRMDDLLQAYKTSLS comes from the coding sequence ATGACCGAGCAAGTCTATCTGAACGGCGCTTATCTGCCACTAGCCGACGCGAAGGTGTCGGTGCTGGATCGCGGTTTTTTATTTGGCGACGGCGTCTACGAAGTGATTCCGGCTTATAGGGGCCGGCTGTTCAGACTGGAAGACCATATTACCCGGCTCAACAACAGCCTGAACGGCATCCGTTTACCGTTGCCACATAGCGTCAATGACTGGGAAGGTATTTTCCGGCCGCTGCTGGCGGATGACCGGGATCAATATATTTACCTGCAAGTCACCCGCGGCTATGCGCCGAAACGCGATCACGGCTTTCCCGAGCAAATCGTACCGACGATATTTGCGATGAGTGCGGACATCAAGCCTTTCGCCGGCCGGGTCGACGGCATCAAGGCGATCACGCTGGACGACACCCGTTGGCAGCTCTGCAACATTAAAGCCATTACCTTGCTGGGCAACATTCTGCTCAGACAGGAAGCGCTGGATCAAGGCTGCGCGGAAGCGATACTGGTACGCAACGGTTACATCGTCGAAGGCGCAGCCAGCAATCTGTTTGCGGTATTGGATGGCGAATTGATTACGCCGCCCAAAAGCCATGAAATCCTGCCCGGCATTACCCGCGACGTGATTCTGGAACTAGCGGCGGAGAATAACATCCCTTATCAGGAAGACATTATCGCGCTGGAAGCGCTGCACAACGCCAGCGAAATATGGGTCGCCAGTTCCACCCGCGAGATCGTGCCGGTGATCGAACTGGACGGCCAGCAAGTCGGTGACGGCAAGCCCGGCCCGGTCTGGAAACGCATGGACGACTTACTGCAAGCATACAAAACATCACTGTCATGA
- a CDS encoding D-alanyl-D-alanine carboxypeptidase family protein has translation MSQPFRTTISLFSGLLLLLTAFSLQAASPIFTPAAPSVAASSYFLMDFDSGRVLAEKDADKRVSPASLTKIMTAYVVFRELKAGHLTLDEKVTISQNAWETGGSKMFVEVNKQVGVEDLLQGMIIQSGNDASVALAEHVAGSEQTFATMMNEQASRLGMANSNFENATGLPSPNHYSSAHDLATLARAVIKEFPEYYRWDKQKEFTYNGITQQNRNLLLWRDPSVDGLKTGFTDDAGYCMVASAKREDMRLISVVMGTASAGARSNESQSLLNYGFRFFETHRLYEGNKPLGEARVRKGVTSKVPVGLPEDLYVTAPRKHFNELKAETQIDKGVFAPLNKGDTVGNLNISLAGESILSKPLVALDAVAEGGIFRRLYDAAIGLLEKE, from the coding sequence ATGAGCCAACCTTTCCGTACGACAATCAGCCTGTTTAGCGGGCTGCTGTTATTGTTAACCGCCTTCTCGCTGCAAGCCGCCAGCCCGATTTTCACCCCCGCCGCCCCTAGCGTCGCGGCCTCCAGCTACTTCTTGATGGACTTCGACAGCGGCCGGGTATTGGCCGAAAAAGACGCCGATAAACGCGTCTCCCCTGCCAGTTTGACCAAGATCATGACGGCCTACGTGGTGTTCCGGGAACTGAAAGCCGGCCACTTGACGCTGGACGAAAAAGTCACCATTAGCCAGAACGCCTGGGAAACCGGCGGTTCGAAGATGTTCGTGGAAGTGAACAAACAAGTCGGGGTGGAAGACTTGCTGCAAGGCATGATCATTCAATCCGGCAACGACGCCAGCGTGGCCTTAGCCGAACACGTCGCCGGTAGCGAACAAACTTTTGCGACGATGATGAACGAACAAGCCAGTCGCCTGGGCATGGCCAACAGCAACTTCGAAAACGCCACCGGTCTGCCCAGCCCCAACCATTACAGCTCGGCGCATGACCTAGCCACGTTGGCCCGCGCGGTGATTAAAGAGTTCCCGGAATACTACCGCTGGGACAAGCAAAAGGAATTTACCTACAACGGCATCACGCAGCAAAACCGCAACCTGCTATTGTGGCGTGACCCCTCGGTTGACGGTTTGAAAACCGGGTTTACCGACGATGCTGGCTATTGCATGGTCGCCTCCGCCAAGCGTGAAGACATGCGGCTGATTTCGGTGGTCATGGGCACCGCCAGCGCCGGGGCTCGTTCCAACGAGAGCCAGTCCTTGTTAAATTACGGTTTCCGCTTTTTCGAAACCCATCGTTTGTACGAAGGCAACAAGCCCTTAGGCGAAGCGCGGGTCAGAAAAGGTGTGACGTCCAAAGTCCCGGTCGGTTTACCGGAAGACCTGTATGTCACCGCCCCGCGCAAACACTTCAACGAATTAAAAGCCGAAACCCAGATTGATAAGGGCGTGTTCGCACCATTAAACAAGGGTGATACGGTCGGCAACCTGAACATTTCGCTGGCCGGCGAATCCATACTCAGCAAACCGCTGGTGGCCTTAGATGCTGTCGCCGAAGGCGGCATTTTCCGACGCCTATACGATGCCGCTATCGGCCTGTTGGAGAAAGAATGA